The Denitrificimonas caeni genome has a segment encoding these proteins:
- the hrpA gene encoding ATP-dependent RNA helicase HrpA, translating into MSKPAQHNPLFSQIKLAMSADQHRLRRRLQALLKKPAHDSALAQWQQDLDKSCQQVANRRLSIPKIHYDDSLPIAERREDIKQALAKHQVLIIAGETGSGKTTQLPKLCLELGRGTQGLIGHTQPRRLAARSVAARIAEEIASPLGELVGYQVRYEDQSHERTLIKLMTDGILLAETGRDRFLQRYDTIIIDEAHERSLNIDFLLGYIKQLLPRRPDLKVIITSATIDLERFSKHFDDAPIIEVSGRTYPVETWYRPLVASQDEDGNTLEEDLSVDQGILNGLLEIAEHERREKRLPGDVLVFLPGEREIRECAEVLRKAQLKHTEILPLYARLSPSEQQKIFQSSAARKVILATNVAETSLTVPGIRYVIDSGTARISRYSYRAKIQRLPIEAVSRASANQRQGRCGRVEAGICIRLYSEADFLGRPEFTDPEILRTNLAAVILQMLHLRLGAIEDFPFIEPPEGKAISDGFNVLQELSAVDRDSKLTDLGKQLARLPIDPRVGRMLLAAAEQGSLREMLIVASALSIQDPRERPADKQQAADQAHAPWKDPDSDFAVLINIWRSFEEQRLALGSSGVRRWCRTHFLNYLRMREWRDAHRQLTLICRELKLPFNEQPSDYAQLHKALLTGLLSQIGQKTEDNDFLGARQRRFHIHPSSTLGRKRPQWLMAAELVETTRLFARLVAKIEPEWAEQLAEHLLKRTYLEPHWEKRRGQVVAYEQVSLYGLIIIGRRAVHYGPIDPVLSRETFIREGLVANEILSRARCLQANRELLKTLDKLEAKARRRDILADEETLFAYYDQHIPADIYQTASFDRWYKRSSEKNPQLLLMTEADVLARDATEVTENQYPDTLAWQDIQLPLSYHFEPGHVRDGVTVTIPAPLLAQVPEALLQWLVPGLLATRCIAMVRNLPKAVRKNFVPVPDFIAAALEGMPFAQGSLTETLSQQLLRMTGVRVAEELWQQATEQLEDHLRMNIQVVDSKGKKLGEGRDLDELRSRFSAASQQALADLKQEKAVPKQVKSDTFSIDEQSTHKVAGMAMTVYPALVDNAGEVQEGRFSTQQQADQEHRRALQRLLLQQVAEPARYLRSRLPGLTEMALLYRDLGRIEALTEDILLASVDRCMLQGLKVLPRTAEAVAQLAESKRGELVSVAEHLAKTVLLILQRWHEIKKRLKGRIDLSMAVAFNDVKAQLSGLLYAGFVRDTPAQWLQEYPRYLKAIEQRLEKLPSQVQQDRVWTIELTGYVDKLKKRQEKHAQEGKYDEALTQYRWMLEEYRVSLFAQQLGTKVPVSDKRLSKQWSQVSE; encoded by the coding sequence ATGAGCAAACCAGCACAGCACAACCCACTGTTTTCCCAGATTAAACTCGCCATGAGCGCTGATCAGCATCGCTTACGCCGCCGCTTGCAGGCATTGCTGAAAAAGCCTGCGCATGACAGCGCCTTAGCGCAGTGGCAGCAGGATCTGGATAAGTCCTGCCAGCAGGTGGCGAATCGTCGCTTAAGCATTCCAAAGATTCACTACGATGACAGCTTGCCAATTGCCGAGCGCCGTGAAGACATTAAACAGGCGTTAGCCAAGCATCAGGTGCTGATCATTGCCGGTGAGACGGGGTCTGGTAAAACCACGCAGTTGCCTAAGCTGTGCTTAGAACTTGGACGCGGCACGCAAGGTTTGATTGGCCATACGCAGCCACGGCGTTTGGCGGCGCGCAGTGTGGCCGCGCGAATTGCTGAAGAAATCGCCAGCCCGCTGGGAGAACTGGTGGGTTATCAGGTGCGCTATGAAGATCAGAGTCATGAACGCACCCTGATTAAACTCATGACCGATGGTATTTTGCTCGCGGAAACAGGACGTGATCGTTTTCTACAGCGTTACGATACGATCATTATTGATGAAGCCCATGAGCGCAGTCTTAATATTGACTTCTTGCTGGGTTATATCAAACAGCTGCTACCGCGCCGCCCTGATCTAAAAGTGATTATCACCTCGGCGACCATTGATCTTGAGCGCTTCTCTAAGCATTTTGATGACGCACCGATTATCGAAGTGTCCGGCCGTACGTATCCGGTGGAAACCTGGTATCGCCCGTTAGTGGCCAGCCAAGATGAAGACGGTAATACCCTTGAAGAAGACCTCAGTGTTGATCAGGGTATCTTGAATGGTTTGCTAGAAATCGCTGAGCATGAGCGCCGTGAAAAGCGTTTGCCCGGTGATGTCTTGGTATTTTTACCCGGTGAGCGCGAGATTCGTGAATGTGCGGAAGTGTTGCGCAAAGCCCAGCTCAAGCACACTGAGATTTTACCGCTGTATGCACGTTTATCACCCAGCGAACAGCAAAAGATTTTCCAAAGCAGCGCAGCGCGTAAAGTGATTTTGGCCACCAACGTCGCGGAAACTTCGCTCACCGTGCCGGGCATTCGCTATGTGATTGATAGTGGTACGGCACGCATCAGTCGCTACAGTTATCGCGCGAAAATCCAGCGTCTACCGATTGAAGCGGTTTCGCGCGCCAGTGCCAATCAGCGCCAAGGCCGTTGTGGACGAGTGGAGGCGGGGATTTGTATTCGCCTATACAGCGAGGCAGATTTTCTAGGCCGGCCTGAATTTACTGATCCGGAGATTCTGCGCACCAACTTGGCCGCGGTGATTTTGCAGATGCTGCATTTGCGCCTTGGTGCGATTGAAGACTTTCCCTTTATTGAGCCGCCAGAAGGCAAGGCGATCAGTGATGGCTTTAATGTGCTGCAAGAGCTCAGCGCGGTGGATCGCGACAGCAAGCTGACCGACTTAGGTAAGCAGCTGGCGCGTTTACCCATTGACCCACGGGTAGGGCGCATGTTGCTCGCTGCTGCCGAACAAGGCAGTTTGCGCGAGATGCTGATTGTCGCCAGTGCCTTGTCGATTCAAGACCCCCGTGAGCGCCCAGCGGATAAACAACAAGCCGCCGATCAAGCTCATGCACCCTGGAAAGATCCTGATTCCGACTTTGCCGTACTGATTAATATTTGGCGCAGCTTTGAAGAGCAGCGTTTAGCGCTGGGCAGCTCTGGGGTGCGCCGTTGGTGTCGCACGCATTTTCTCAATTATTTACGCATGCGTGAATGGCGCGATGCGCACCGTCAGCTCACCTTGATTTGCCGCGAGCTTAAGCTGCCCTTTAACGAGCAGCCCAGTGATTACGCGCAACTGCATAAAGCCTTACTGACAGGCTTGCTCAGTCAAATCGGGCAAAAAACTGAAGACAATGACTTTTTAGGTGCGCGGCAGCGACGTTTTCATATTCACCCTTCCAGCACCTTGGGGCGTAAACGTCCGCAGTGGTTGATGGCGGCTGAATTAGTGGAAACCACCCGTTTGTTTGCCCGTTTAGTGGCGAAAATTGAGCCGGAGTGGGCCGAGCAACTGGCCGAGCATCTACTCAAACGCACTTATTTAGAGCCGCACTGGGAAAAGCGCCGTGGGCAAGTGGTGGCTTATGAGCAGGTCAGTTTGTATGGCTTGATTATTATCGGCCGCCGCGCCGTGCATTATGGGCCGATTGATCCGGTTTTGAGCCGAGAAACCTTTATTCGTGAAGGCTTAGTGGCCAATGAGATACTGAGCCGTGCGCGCTGCTTACAGGCCAACCGCGAGCTCTTAAAAACCCTCGACAAGTTGGAAGCCAAAGCCCGCCGCCGCGATATTTTGGCCGATGAAGAAACTCTGTTTGCTTACTACGATCAACATATTCCTGCGGATATTTATCAAACCGCCAGTTTTGACCGTTGGTACAAACGCAGCAGCGAGAAAAACCCACAGCTGTTGCTGATGACTGAAGCCGATGTGCTGGCGCGCGATGCCACCGAAGTGACGGAAAACCAATACCCCGACACCTTAGCTTGGCAAGATATTCAACTGCCACTCAGTTATCACTTTGAACCTGGGCATGTGCGTGATGGCGTTACCGTTACTATTCCGGCACCCTTGCTGGCGCAAGTGCCTGAAGCCTTGTTGCAGTGGCTCGTGCCTGGTTTATTAGCCACGCGCTGCATCGCCATGGTGCGCAACTTGCCCAAGGCAGTGCGCAAAAACTTTGTGCCGGTACCTGACTTTATTGCCGCTGCCTTGGAAGGGATGCCCTTTGCCCAAGGTTCGCTCACCGAAACGCTTAGCCAGCAACTGCTGCGCATGACTGGTGTGCGGGTCGCAGAAGAGCTATGGCAGCAAGCCACTGAGCAGCTCGAAGATCACCTGCGTATGAATATCCAAGTGGTTGACAGCAAAGGTAAAAAGCTGGGTGAAGGCCGAGATTTGGATGAGCTGCGCAGTCGTTTTTCTGCTGCCAGTCAACAAGCTTTAGCCGATCTTAAGCAGGAAAAAGCCGTACCAAAACAGGTTAAAAGCGATACCTTTAGCATTGATGAACAAAGCACCCATAAAGTCGCGGGCATGGCGATGACGGTCTATCCCGCTTTAGTGGATAACGCCGGTGAAGTACAAGAAGGGCGCTTTTCAACTCAACAACAAGCCGATCAAGAACACCGCCGCGCTTTGCAACGCTTGCTGCTGCAGCAGGTGGCAGAACCGGCGAGGTATTTGCGCAGCCGTTTGCCCGGACTGACGGAAATGGCCTTGTTGTACCGTGACTTAGGCAGAATTGAAGCGCTCACTGAAGACATTCTGTTAGCCAGTGTTGATCGTTGTATGTTGCAGGGGCTAAAGGTGTTGCCGCGCACTGCAGAAGCGGTAGCGCAGTTGGCTGAGAGTAAACGTGGTGAGTTGGTGTCTGTGGCGGAGCATTTAGCCAAAACTGTACTGCTGATTTTGCAACGTTGGCATGAGATTAAAAAACGCCTAAAAGGACGCATTGACCTGTCCATGGCGGTTGCCTTCAATGATGTTAAAGCGCAGTTGAGTGGTTTGCTCTATGCCGGCTTTGTCCGTGATACACCAGCACAGTGGCTGCAGGAATACCCGCGTTATCTAAAAGCCATTGAGCAGCGTTTGGAAAAGCTCCCCAGTCAAGTGCAACAAGATCGGGTCTGGACCATTGAGTTAACCGGTTATGTCGATAAGCTTAAAAAACGTCAAGAAAAACATGCGCAAGAAGGCAAATACGATGAGGCCTTAACTCAGTACCGCTGGATGCTCGAAGAGTACCGCGTGTCTTTATTTGCCCAGCAATTGGGCACTAAGGTGCCGGTGTCGGATAAGCGCTTAAGTAAACAATGGTCACAGGTGAGTGAGTGA
- the yaaA gene encoding peroxide stress protein YaaA, with amino-acid sequence MLMVISPAKTLDYTSPLATTEFTQPRFLEQSSQLIAVLRQLAPNELAELMKLSDKLAGLNVARFTEWQPDFNLDNARQAILAFKGDVYTGLDAQSLSAEDFDYAQQHLRILSGLYGVLRPLDLMQPYRLEMGTKLDNPKGKNLYEFWGERLTQSLNQCLAEQKSKVLLNLASNEYFKAVKPKQLDGTLINVDFKDFKNDQYKIISFYAKKARGIMARYVIQHKIDSVEALKNFTEQGYYYSAEQSKPDHLVFLRDQAQE; translated from the coding sequence ATGTTAATGGTTATCTCTCCGGCGAAAACACTCGATTACACCAGTCCTCTGGCCACCACCGAGTTTACTCAGCCTCGCTTTCTTGAACAATCCAGCCAATTAATTGCAGTATTGCGCCAGCTTGCGCCCAATGAACTGGCAGAATTAATGAAACTGTCCGATAAATTAGCCGGCCTGAATGTGGCGCGCTTTACTGAGTGGCAACCCGATTTTAATTTAGACAATGCCAGACAAGCTATTTTGGCCTTTAAAGGTGATGTCTATACCGGTTTAGATGCCCAAAGCCTGAGCGCGGAAGACTTTGACTACGCCCAGCAGCACTTACGGATTCTATCGGGTTTGTATGGCGTACTGCGCCCCTTGGATTTAATGCAGCCCTACCGCCTAGAAATGGGTACTAAGCTCGACAACCCTAAAGGCAAAAACCTCTATGAGTTTTGGGGTGAGCGCCTCACCCAGTCTCTCAATCAATGCTTGGCGGAACAAAAATCTAAGGTACTGCTTAACCTTGCTTCCAACGAGTATTTTAAAGCGGTCAAACCCAAGCAGCTGGACGGCACTTTAATTAATGTGGATTTTAAAGACTTTAAAAACGATCAATATAAAATCATCAGCTTTTATGCGAAAAAAGCCCGCGGGATCATGGCGCGCTATGTGATCCAGCATAAAATTGACAGCGTAGAAGCGCTAAAAAACTTTACTGAACAAGGCTATTACTACAGCGCTGAGCAATCGAAACCCGATCATTTAGTCTTTTTACGCGATCAAGCGCAGGAGTAG
- a CDS encoding multidrug transporter, whose amino-acid sequence MLSPALIPLTWLALLLRYPKRTLMIGAPLVLLLAGVTAWLLLDGRYNQRLLDHLDMQISYAPEQCPVNQPLLVQLRNNTDYSLKNLQWRIAAYRPGENINLVATLFTEARYTSSSPLVSGAQWQTCLPLPNLRTGYRASTVEFRVERRQGNFVR is encoded by the coding sequence ATGCTCTCGCCTGCGTTAATACCTCTCACCTGGCTTGCCTTACTGCTGCGCTATCCAAAACGTACGCTCATGATTGGCGCGCCATTGGTGCTGCTACTTGCTGGCGTAACCGCTTGGTTGCTGCTTGATGGGCGCTACAATCAGCGCCTCTTAGATCATCTTGATATGCAGATCAGTTACGCTCCTGAGCAATGCCCAGTCAACCAACCGCTACTTGTGCAGTTACGTAACAACACCGATTATTCGCTCAAGAACTTACAGTGGCGCATCGCCGCCTATCGCCCTGGGGAAAATATTAACCTGGTGGCAACCCTCTTCACCGAAGCTCGCTACACCAGTTCCAGCCCTTTAGTATCAGGGGCCCAGTGGCAAACATGCCTGCCATTGCCTAACTTACGTACCGGTTACCGAGCAAGCACTGTTGAGTTTCGTGTGGAGCGCCGCCAAGGCAACTTTGTCCGATGA
- a CDS encoding sensor histidine kinase, whose protein sequence is MLTSFSISQLVLISTTYLLTLFGVAWATEHRWVPRWIVRHPLTYILSLGVYASAWAFFGSVGLAYQYGYGFLAIYLGLSGAFLLAPVLLYPILHLTRTYQLSSLADLLAFRFRSSWVGAITTIGMLLSAMPLLALQIQSVADTIGILTRQPIQDYVALAFCVLITLFSILFGARHISTREKHEGLVFAIAFESLVKLVALLIIGAYAVFVVFDGPSDLDMWLSQNQSILADLQIPLQEGPWRTLLLLFFASAIVMPHMYHMIFTENLNPRSMVSASWGLPLFLLLMSLPILPILWAGLKLGAPTSPEYFTLGLGLAVNSERLTLLAFMGGLSAASGVIIVLTLAMSGMVMNHLVLPLYQPPAEGNIYRWLKWMRRTLIVAIILAGYGFYLSLGSQQDLSNLGLVAFVATLQFLPGVLSVLYWPRGNSYGFISGAVAGMITWSIGMLLPMFSNIQEFYLPLLDYTYVLDDRNWHFSAIAALSMNCITFILVSLLTRTSIEEQRSAQACVVNNVRRPERRELYVSTPHEFAVELAKPLGAVTAQREVEQALQDLQIPFDERRPFALRRLRDRIEANLSGLMGPSVAQDLVSTFLPYKTDSQSYISEDIHFIESRLEDYQSRLTGLAAELDALRRYHRQTLQDLPMGVCSLARDREILMWNRALEDLTGITASRVIGSRLDDIDRPWRELLTNFAQDSSPHLYKHALQGAYEPRWLNLHKAAIDEPLAPGNSGLVLLLEDVTQTRLLEDKLVHSERLASIGRLAAGVAHEIGNPITGIACLAQNLREERDDDAEIIEISNQIVEQTKRVSRIVQSLMSFSHAGQQNQDDYYEPVNLFEVTSEAIHLLSLNKLSKTVHYYNLCDTQHWTLGDSQRLAQVLINLLSNARDASPEHGHIYIRTTASNSHVELSIEDQGSGISTASLEHLFEPFFTTKDPGQGTGLGLALVYSIIEEHQGEIHVESPCDLEQQLGTCFRITLPRQQPTATLLVSDLL, encoded by the coding sequence ATGCTGACGAGCTTTAGTATAAGCCAGCTGGTGCTGATCAGTACCACCTACCTGTTAACCCTATTCGGCGTTGCTTGGGCCACTGAACACCGCTGGGTGCCGCGCTGGATTGTGCGCCACCCTCTGACTTATATTTTATCACTGGGCGTTTACGCCAGTGCCTGGGCATTTTTTGGTTCAGTGGGGCTGGCCTATCAATATGGTTATGGCTTTTTAGCTATTTACTTAGGTTTGTCTGGGGCCTTTTTACTCGCTCCGGTGCTGCTCTACCCTATTTTGCATCTGACGCGCACCTATCAGCTGTCTTCCTTAGCTGACTTGCTGGCGTTTCGCTTTCGCAGCAGCTGGGTTGGCGCCATAACCACAATTGGCATGCTCTTGAGCGCTATGCCCTTGCTGGCCCTGCAGATTCAGTCGGTGGCTGACACCATAGGTATTTTGACCCGCCAACCGATTCAAGATTATGTGGCTTTAGCCTTCTGTGTACTCATCACCCTTTTCTCAATTTTATTTGGCGCACGGCATATTTCCACCCGAGAAAAACATGAAGGACTGGTTTTTGCGATTGCTTTTGAATCGCTGGTGAAGTTGGTTGCCTTGCTTATTATCGGTGCTTATGCGGTTTTTGTCGTATTTGACGGTCCGAGCGATCTGGACATGTGGTTGTCACAAAACCAGTCCATTTTGGCTGACTTACAAATTCCCTTACAAGAAGGCCCATGGCGCACTTTATTGCTGTTGTTTTTTGCGTCAGCCATTGTCATGCCGCACATGTACCACATGATTTTCACCGAGAATCTCAACCCGCGCTCGATGGTCAGTGCCAGTTGGGGTCTGCCCTTGTTCTTACTGTTGATGAGCTTGCCTATACTGCCCATTTTGTGGGCGGGTTTAAAACTGGGCGCACCCACCTCGCCAGAATACTTCACCTTAGGTTTAGGTTTAGCAGTTAACAGTGAACGTTTAACCCTGCTGGCTTTTATGGGTGGCTTATCCGCAGCCAGCGGGGTGATTATTGTCCTGACTCTAGCCATGTCTGGCATGGTAATGAATCACTTGGTTTTACCGCTGTATCAACCGCCCGCTGAAGGCAACATTTACCGCTGGCTAAAATGGATGCGGCGTACGCTGATTGTCGCCATTATCTTGGCTGGCTATGGTTTTTACCTCTCACTGGGCTCGCAGCAAGATTTATCCAACCTGGGCTTAGTTGCTTTTGTAGCCACCTTGCAGTTTTTACCTGGGGTGCTTTCGGTTCTCTACTGGCCAAGGGGCAACAGCTACGGCTTTATCAGTGGCGCGGTGGCGGGAATGATCACCTGGAGCATTGGTATGTTGCTGCCCATGTTCAGCAATATCCAAGAGTTTTATTTACCGCTATTGGATTACACCTATGTGCTGGATGACCGCAACTGGCACTTCTCAGCCATTGCCGCACTGAGCATGAACTGCATAACCTTTATTCTGGTTTCGCTATTGACCCGCACCAGTATAGAAGAACAGCGCTCTGCGCAGGCCTGCGTAGTCAACAATGTGCGCCGCCCTGAGCGCCGTGAACTCTATGTCAGCACCCCCCACGAGTTTGCTGTTGAACTGGCCAAGCCCTTGGGGGCAGTGACTGCACAACGGGAAGTCGAGCAAGCACTGCAAGACTTACAAATCCCCTTTGATGAACGCCGTCCCTTTGCCTTACGGCGCTTGCGTGACCGCATCGAAGCCAACCTTTCAGGCTTGATGGGCCCCAGTGTGGCCCAGGACTTAGTCAGCACTTTTCTACCTTATAAAACAGATAGCCAAAGCTATATCAGTGAAGACATTCACTTTATTGAAAGCCGCCTCGAAGACTATCAATCACGCTTAACTGGACTGGCAGCTGAGCTAGATGCCTTGCGCCGCTACCACCGCCAAACCCTACAAGACTTGCCCATGGGAGTATGTTCCTTAGCCCGAGACCGAGAAATTCTGATGTGGAACCGTGCCTTAGAAGACCTTACAGGTATTACCGCATCACGGGTTATCGGCTCACGACTGGATGATATTGATAGGCCTTGGCGCGAACTGCTCACCAACTTTGCCCAAGATAGCAGCCCACACCTGTACAAGCATGCGCTACAAGGTGCCTATGAGCCGCGCTGGCTCAACCTGCATAAAGCCGCCATTGATGAACCCCTCGCCCCGGGTAACAGCGGTCTAGTTTTACTGCTGGAAGATGTCACACAAACCCGTTTACTGGAAGATAAGCTGGTGCACTCCGAACGTTTAGCATCCATTGGTCGTTTAGCTGCTGGCGTTGCTCACGAAATTGGTAACCCAATTACTGGGATTGCCTGTCTTGCGCAAAATCTTCGTGAAGAACGTGATGACGATGCAGAAATCATTGAAATCAGTAATCAAATCGTTGAACAAACCAAACGTGTTTCACGCATTGTTCAATCACTTATGAGCTTCTCCCACGCTGGCCAGCAAAATCAGGATGATTATTACGAGCCAGTAAACCTCTTTGAAGTGACCAGTGAAGCCATTCACCTACTGAGCTTAAATAAACTGAGTAAGACAGTGCATTACTATAATCTATGCGATACCCAGCACTGGACCCTAGGCGACTCACAGCGTCTGGCGCAGGTTTTAATCAACCTGCTGTCCAATGCGCGCGATGCCAGCCCAGAGCATGGGCATATTTATATCCGTACAACGGCAAGCAATTCTCATGTAGAGTTATCTATTGAGGATCAAGGCAGCGGCATCAGCACTGCAAGCTTAGAGCATTTATTTGAGCCATTTTTCACCACCAAAGATCCTGGCCAAGGCACCGGACTTGGGCTTGCACTGGTGTACTCCATCATTGAAGAACACCAAGGCGAGATTCATGTGGAGAGCCCCTGTGACCTTGAGCAACAGCTCGGCACATGCTTCCGAATCACCTTGCCACGCCAGCAGCCGACCGCCACCCTATTAGTCAGTGATCTGTTATGA
- a CDS encoding sigma-54-dependent transcriptional regulator: MHHILIVEDEPIIRSALRRLLERNHYQVSEAGSVQEAQEQYEIPTFDLIISDLRLPGAPGTEMIKLAEPTPVLIMTSYASLRSAVDSMRLGAIDYIAKPFDHDEMLQTVARIIQDHKQSSADLDESSPSAPIDNTDIGIIGSSAVMQTLYSKIRKVAPTDSNVLIQGESGTGKELVARALHNLSKRAKAPMISVNCAAIPETLIESELFGHEKGAFTGAVTARTGLVEAADGGTLFLDEIGELPLEAQARLLRVLQEGEIRRVGSVQSHKVDVRLVAATHRDLKGLAKTGGFREDLYYRLHVIALHLPALRDRETDVLEIAEILLERQRSRMDKEPMEFTAQAKLALQKYSWPGNVRELENALERAVILCEGNQVTTELMGIDIDLAAEKSDQEAAKVADAKAAAESATALESEEAPSKLSLEDYFQHFVLEHQDQMTETELARKLGVSRKCLWERRQRFGIPRRKSSGS; encoded by the coding sequence ATGCATCATATTTTGATTGTTGAAGATGAACCCATTATTCGCTCTGCTTTACGTCGCCTGTTAGAACGCAATCATTACCAAGTCAGCGAAGCGGGCTCCGTGCAAGAAGCACAAGAGCAATATGAGATTCCTACATTTGATTTAATTATCAGCGACCTGCGCTTACCGGGCGCGCCTGGTACAGAAATGATCAAGCTGGCCGAACCTACGCCAGTGTTGATTATGACCAGCTACGCCAGCCTGCGCTCTGCGGTTGACTCCATGCGTTTGGGGGCGATTGATTACATCGCCAAGCCCTTTGACCATGATGAAATGCTGCAGACCGTGGCGCGTATTATTCAAGACCATAAGCAGTCCAGCGCCGACCTGGATGAAAGCAGCCCGAGCGCCCCCATAGACAATACAGATATAGGCATCATTGGTAGCAGTGCGGTGATGCAAACGCTGTACAGTAAAATCCGCAAAGTGGCGCCCACCGACTCGAACGTCTTAATTCAAGGCGAGTCTGGCACCGGTAAAGAACTGGTAGCACGCGCTCTGCATAATTTATCCAAGCGCGCGAAAGCCCCCATGATCTCGGTCAACTGCGCAGCCATCCCAGAAACCCTGATTGAGTCAGAGTTATTTGGTCATGAAAAAGGCGCCTTTACCGGCGCTGTCACCGCGCGCACCGGTTTAGTTGAAGCAGCCGATGGCGGCACTCTTTTTCTCGATGAAATCGGCGAGTTACCACTGGAAGCGCAAGCCCGCTTGCTGCGCGTTTTGCAAGAAGGTGAGATCCGTCGGGTTGGCTCTGTGCAATCCCATAAAGTCGATGTGCGTTTAGTTGCCGCCACCCACCGTGATTTAAAAGGTTTGGCAAAAACAGGCGGTTTCCGCGAAGATTTATATTACCGCTTGCATGTCATTGCCCTGCACTTACCGGCCTTACGCGATCGCGAGACAGACGTTTTAGAAATTGCGGAAATCCTCTTAGAACGTCAGCGTTCACGCATGGATAAAGAGCCCATGGAGTTCACCGCTCAGGCCAAACTAGCGCTGCAAAAATACAGCTGGCCAGGCAATGTGCGCGAGTTAGAAAATGCCCTAGAGCGCGCGGTTATTTTGTGTGAAGGCAACCAAGTCACCACCGAGCTAATGGGCATTGATATTGATTTAGCCGCAGAAAAAAGCGATCAAGAAGCCGCCAAGGTTGCCGATGCAAAAGCTGCGGCTGAGTCCGCAACTGCACTCGAATCTGAGGAAGCGCCCAGCAAGCTTTCTTTAGAGGACTATTTCCAGCATTTCGTCCTTGAGCACCAAGACCAAATGACTGAAACAGAGCTGGCGCGCAAGCTTGGCGTCAGCCGTAAATGCTTATGGGAACGCCGTCAACGTTTCGGTATTCCACGGCGGAAAAGCTCTGGTAGTTAG
- a CDS encoding TAXI family TRAP transporter solute-binding subunit → MNRILQDLSIMLRANLWLVPILAALVAALFYFVAPPPPMYATMSTGSPDGGYVQFAEKLRDELAKEGFTLKLVNSSGSRENTERLLDKNSGVSLALMQSGQELELSDEQRKELFNLGAVYQEPLWLFTRADIEINTLNDLITLRTAVGAEGGGTRMMVDPMLQANQINSHELPSMWHPYSGKKALTALLNNEVDAAFLLGQAESPLIQQAASHPQLQLASFKQAAAYRARLPYITEVEVGQGLLNLATNQPQQDTTTIGPVAMLVANESFHPALTALILVSAQEVMKHGTLIDSPNTWPQDLAHEFSTLTEAEYFHTKGLPLLQRFLPFRIASLADRYIILVIPLLVLLFPLFKVAGPIYRWRIRARIYRWYKYLRDVDRQLTNDTLPQHVDEEIKRLTDLQDELAKVEVPLSYTNELYELHLHVRYVLQRLEGLKAARTQA, encoded by the coding sequence ATGAATCGTATTTTACAAGATTTATCCATTATGCTGCGTGCTAACCTCTGGTTAGTACCGATATTGGCCGCATTAGTGGCGGCTTTATTTTACTTTGTGGCACCTCCACCGCCGATGTATGCCACCATGAGCACCGGTAGCCCCGACGGTGGCTATGTTCAGTTCGCAGAAAAACTGCGCGATGAGCTGGCCAAAGAAGGTTTTACCTTAAAGCTCGTTAATAGCAGCGGTTCTCGGGAAAATACCGAACGCTTATTGGATAAAAACAGCGGTGTCAGTTTGGCCTTGATGCAAAGTGGTCAAGAACTGGAACTCAGCGATGAGCAACGCAAAGAGCTGTTTAATCTGGGCGCTGTGTATCAAGAGCCACTTTGGCTGTTTACTCGCGCAGATATCGAAATCAACACACTCAACGACCTGATTACTCTGCGTACAGCAGTCGGTGCTGAGGGTGGTGGCACGCGGATGATGGTTGACCCAATGCTGCAGGCCAACCAAATCAATAGCCATGAGCTACCCAGTATGTGGCACCCCTACAGCGGTAAAAAAGCTTTAACAGCCTTATTGAACAATGAAGTGGATGCCGCATTTTTATTAGGGCAAGCAGAAAGCCCCTTAATTCAGCAAGCTGCAAGTCACCCACAACTGCAACTCGCCAGTTTTAAGCAAGCAGCTGCTTACCGTGCCCGCCTGCCTTATATTACTGAAGTGGAAGTGGGCCAAGGGTTACTCAATCTAGCCACCAACCAGCCGCAACAAGACACAACCACTATCGGCCCAGTGGCGATGCTAGTGGCCAATGAATCATTTCACCCTGCACTGACTGCGCTGATATTAGTCTCCGCGCAGGAGGTCATGAAGCACGGCACATTAATTGATTCACCCAATACCTGGCCACAAGACTTAGCCCATGAGTTTTCAACCCTAACCGAGGCTGAATACTTCCATACCAAAGGTCTGCCTCTGCTGCAGCGTTTTCTTCCCTTTAGAATCGCCTCCTTGGCCGACCGCTATATTATTTTAGTGATCCCGCTTTTAGTGTTGCTATTCCCACTGTTTAAAGTTGCAGGGCCGATCTACCGTTGGCGCATTCGTGCCCGCATTTACCGCTGGTACAAATACCTGCGCGACGTGGATCGTCAGCTCACCAACGACACCTTACCGCAGCATGTGGATGAGGAAATTAAGCGTCTCACTGACTTGCAGGACGAGCTGGCAAAAGTTGAAGTGCCGCTGTCTTACACCAATGAACTGTATGAGCTGCACTTGCACGTCCGCTATGTTTTACAACGTCTTGAAGGCTTAAAAGCAGCCCGCACACAAGCCTAA